One Chordicoccus furentiruminis DNA window includes the following coding sequences:
- the lysS gene encoding lysine--tRNA ligase has translation MPGRMQDSKPQDLNQLRKVRREKLQTLIDAGENPYEIVTYDQNAHSRQIKEHYADYENQEVSIAGRLMSKRVMGKASFGHVQDRDGQIQIYVSRDDLGDEAYAKFKHLDVGDLVGVKGRVFTTKMGEISVHAASVTLLSKSLQILPEKFHGLTDTDIRYRQRYVDLIMNPEVRTVFIKRSKIIASIRRYLDARDFIEVETPMLVDNAGGAAARPFVTHFNALDEDKKLRISLELYLKRLIVGGLERVYEIGRVFRNEGLDMKHNPEFTLMELYQAYTDYNGMMDLTEDMYRHVCQEVNGTTKIVYKGNEIDLGKPFARMTMTEAVKQYSGVDFDQIHTVEEARAAARAHNVEYEDRHAVGDILNLFFDAFVEEHLIQPTFITGHPIEISPLTKKDPEHPGKVLRFEMYVNGWEMCNAYSELNDPIDQRERFRAQEELLAQGDEEANHTDEDFLNALEIGMPPTGGIGYGIDRMCMLLTGAETIRDVLLFPTMKTLKSENNEAQEGGKAGEEKSSEAVSEASGFFTPNEKIDFTGVKIEPLFQDFVDFDTFSKSDFRAVKVKECSAVPKSKKLLKFVLDDGTGTDRVILSGIHAYYEPEELVGKTLIAITNLPPRAMMGIDSCGMLLSAVNERNGEEELHLLMVDNHIPAGAKLY, from the coding sequence ATGCCGGGAAGAATGCAGGACAGCAAACCCCAGGATCTGAATCAGCTGCGCAAAGTGCGCCGCGAGAAGCTGCAGACGCTGATTGACGCGGGGGAGAATCCCTACGAAATCGTGACCTATGACCAGAACGCGCACAGCCGGCAGATTAAGGAACACTATGCCGACTACGAGAATCAGGAGGTTTCCATCGCGGGCCGCCTGATGTCGAAGCGTGTGATGGGCAAGGCCAGCTTCGGACATGTGCAGGACCGTGACGGCCAGATTCAGATCTATGTCTCCCGCGACGACCTGGGAGACGAGGCGTACGCGAAATTCAAGCACCTGGATGTCGGCGACCTTGTCGGCGTGAAAGGCCGCGTCTTCACGACGAAGATGGGCGAGATTTCCGTTCACGCCGCTTCCGTCACATTGCTTTCGAAATCGCTGCAGATTCTTCCGGAGAAGTTTCACGGCCTGACGGATACGGATATCCGCTACCGTCAGCGCTATGTGGACCTGATCATGAATCCGGAGGTCAGGACGGTGTTCATCAAGAGGTCGAAGATTATCGCTTCGATCCGCCGTTATCTGGACGCCCGGGATTTCATCGAGGTGGAGACGCCGATGCTGGTGGACAACGCCGGCGGCGCGGCGGCGCGTCCGTTCGTCACCCACTTCAACGCGCTGGATGAGGACAAGAAGCTCCGGATCTCGCTGGAGCTGTATCTGAAGCGCCTGATCGTCGGCGGTCTTGAGCGGGTTTATGAGATCGGCCGCGTTTTCCGGAACGAAGGCCTCGACATGAAGCACAATCCGGAGTTCACGCTGATGGAACTCTATCAGGCCTACACCGATTATAACGGCATGATGGATCTGACGGAGGACATGTACCGTCATGTCTGCCAGGAGGTCAACGGCACGACGAAGATTGTCTACAAGGGAAATGAGATCGACCTTGGAAAGCCGTTCGCGAGAATGACGATGACAGAGGCGGTGAAGCAGTACAGCGGCGTTGACTTCGATCAGATTCACACGGTGGAGGAAGCGCGTGCAGCTGCCAGAGCGCACAACGTGGAGTATGAGGACCGCCACGCGGTCGGCGATATCCTGAATCTGTTCTTCGACGCGTTCGTGGAGGAGCATCTGATTCAGCCGACCTTCATCACCGGACACCCGATCGAAATTTCCCCGCTCACCAAGAAGGATCCGGAGCATCCGGGCAAGGTACTCCGTTTCGAGATGTATGTCAACGGCTGGGAGATGTGTAACGCCTACTCCGAGCTGAACGATCCGATCGATCAGCGGGAGCGCTTCCGCGCGCAGGAGGAGCTGCTGGCTCAGGGTGACGAGGAGGCTAATCACACTGACGAGGACTTCCTCAACGCGCTGGAGATCGGCATGCCTCCGACGGGCGGCATCGGCTACGGCATCGACCGGATGTGCATGCTGCTGACCGGAGCGGAGACAATTCGCGACGTGCTGCTCTTCCCGACAATGAAGACCCTCAAGTCTGAAAACAATGAAGCACAAGAGGGCGGAAAAGCCGGCGAAGAGAAGAGTTCCGAGGCTGTTTCTGAAGCATCCGGGTTCTTTACCCCGAACGAAAAGATCGATTTTACCGGTGTAAAGATCGAGCCGCTGTTCCAGGATTTCGTGGATTTCGACACCTTCAGCAAGTCTGATTTCCGGGCGGTGAAGGTCAAGGAATGCTCGGCTGTTCCGAAGAGTAAGAAGCTCTTAAAGTTCGTTCTGGATGACGGTACGGGCACGGATCGCGTGATATTAAGCGGTATTCACGCCTATTACGAGCCGGAAGAACTGGTCGGAAAGACCCTGATCGCCATCACGAATCTCCCGCCGAGAGCCATGATGGGGATCGACTCCTGCGGCATGCTCCTGTCCGCGGTGAACGAGAGAAACGGC
- a CDS encoding biotin--[acetyl-CoA-carboxylase] ligase — protein sequence MKTADSDWGRELEERLRSDGTDRFYRMHFYETVDSTNEECKRHYAEGAPEGFLAVAEQQTAGRGRSGRTWVSPGGEAAYFSFLLRPDFAPSHAPSLTLVMGLSVAQAVREVCGLPAGIKWPNDIVISHRKICGILTEALADGDRLDYVIIGTGINVNNASFDPGIAEVATSLRIENGGCPVSRAAVVASALAHFYENDRIYRRTADLSGLSNAYDDLLVSRGREVRIEDPRAPYTAVSLGIDKGGGLLVRRADGGIRCVTAGEVSVRGLYGYI from the coding sequence ATGAAGACGGCAGATTCGGACTGGGGGCGCGAACTGGAGGAACGGCTCCGGTCGGACGGAACGGACCGGTTCTATCGGATGCATTTCTATGAGACGGTGGACTCCACGAATGAGGAATGCAAACGGCACTATGCCGAAGGCGCGCCGGAAGGCTTTCTGGCCGTAGCGGAACAGCAGACGGCGGGGCGCGGACGCAGCGGAAGAACATGGGTCAGCCCGGGAGGAGAAGCGGCTTACTTCTCTTTTCTTCTGAGACCGGATTTCGCGCCGTCGCACGCGCCGTCGCTCACGCTGGTGATGGGTCTGTCCGTCGCGCAGGCTGTGCGGGAAGTCTGCGGCCTTCCCGCCGGAATCAAATGGCCGAACGATATTGTGATCAGCCACCGGAAAATCTGCGGAATTCTCACGGAGGCGCTGGCGGACGGGGACAGGCTGGATTATGTGATCATCGGCACGGGAATCAATGTGAATAACGCGTCCTTTGATCCGGGTATCGCCGAGGTCGCCACTTCCCTTCGCATCGAGAACGGCGGCTGCCCTGTTTCACGGGCGGCGGTGGTCGCGTCGGCCCTTGCGCATTTTTATGAGAATGACAGGATTTACAGGCGGACGGCCGATCTGAGCGGTCTCAGCAACGCGTATGACGATCTGCTGGTGAGCCGGGGCCGGGAGGTGCGGATCGAGGATCCGCGCGCGCCCTACACGGCCGTTTCCCTCGGCATCGACAAAGGAGGCGGTCTTCTGGTCCGCCGCGCGGATGGCGGGATACGGTGTGTGACCGCCGGTGAGGTCTCCGTCCGCGGATTGTACGGGTATATCTGA
- the greA gene encoding transcription elongation factor GreA, translating into MAEETLSSKKNILTRAGLKKLEDELNDLKVNKMQEISKKIGEAREQGDLSENAEYDAAKDEQRDIQARIEEIEGILKNAEVVDEEEGGTDKVNIGCRVRILDMTYNEENWFSIVGSTEASPLQGKISNESPVGHALIGQKVGDVVQVEVGDDTDSYKILEITRS; encoded by the coding sequence ATGGCGGAAGAAACATTGTCTTCGAAGAAAAATATTCTCACCCGCGCCGGGCTGAAGAAGCTTGAGGATGAGCTGAACGATCTCAAGGTCAATAAAATGCAGGAGATCTCCAAAAAAATCGGAGAAGCCCGCGAGCAGGGCGATCTTTCGGAGAACGCGGAGTACGACGCAGCGAAGGACGAGCAGCGCGATATCCAGGCCCGGATCGAGGAAATCGAGGGCATTCTGAAGAACGCGGAGGTCGTCGATGAGGAGGAAGGCGGCACGGATAAGGTCAATATCGGCTGTCGTGTCCGGATCCTCGATATGACGTATAATGAGGAGAACTGGTTCAGCATCGTCGGTTCGACGGAGGCGAGCCCGCTGCAGGGCAAAATTTCCAATGAATCGCCGGTGGGACACGCGCTGATCGGCCAGAAGGTCGGCGATGTGGTTCAGGTCGAGGTCGGCGACGACACCGATTCCTATAAGATTCTGGAGATTACAAGAAGCTGA
- a CDS encoding TrmH family RNA methyltransferase, which translates to MLSIKDIKFLLKNKKARDTQGLFVAEGRKLFLEAPCGAIEAVLMSRSFAELHPEYLEKIPPGADVMSDIDDGRFASLSDTRTPQGILTVLRQQTFDREQVFARACPLILLLENLQDPGNAGTILRTAEAAGVTAVFLTEGSVDLYSPKTTRATMGSIYRVPHFYEPDAVSFLRELSERGIASYAAHLHGVRSYTDCSYRSGSAFIIGNEGNGITDETARAAGTLIRIPMMGRVESLNAAMAAGILMYEAQRQRRL; encoded by the coding sequence ATGCTTTCAATCAAGGATATCAAATTTCTGCTGAAGAACAAGAAGGCCCGCGATACGCAGGGCCTTTTTGTCGCGGAAGGAAGAAAGCTGTTTCTGGAGGCGCCGTGCGGCGCCATCGAGGCAGTGCTCATGTCCCGCTCCTTTGCAGAGCTCCATCCGGAGTATCTTGAAAAGATTCCGCCGGGAGCGGACGTGATGAGCGATATCGACGATGGGCGGTTCGCCTCTCTTTCGGATACGCGGACGCCGCAGGGGATTCTGACGGTGCTGCGACAGCAGACCTTCGACCGGGAGCAGGTGTTCGCCCGGGCCTGTCCGCTGATTCTCCTGCTGGAGAACCTGCAGGATCCGGGCAACGCGGGCACCATCCTCCGCACGGCGGAGGCGGCCGGCGTGACGGCCGTCTTTCTGACGGAAGGGTCGGTGGATCTCTACAGCCCTAAAACCACGAGGGCCACGATGGGATCAATCTACCGGGTTCCGCATTTCTACGAGCCGGACGCGGTGTCATTCCTCCGGGAGCTTTCGGAGCGGGGAATCGCGTCCTACGCGGCGCATCTTCACGGCGTCCGGAGCTACACGGACTGCTCCTACCGGTCAGGGAGTGCATTTATCATCGGCAATGAAGGAAACGGCATCACGGATGAGACAGCGAGGGCAGCCGGTACGCTGATCCGCATCCCGATGATGGGCCGGGTCGAATCGCTGAACGCGGCGATGGCCGCGGGTATCCTGATGTATGAGGCACAGAGACAGAGACGGCTGTAA
- the pfkA gene encoding 6-phosphofructokinase produces the protein MAEEKKKVTTIGVLTSGGDAPGMNAAIRAVVRRALGKGLKVYGIYRGYDGLMEEDVKEMHAQDVSDTIQRGGTILYTARCAEMRTPEGQKKAAETCRKFGIDGLVVIGGDGSYRGAQTLAHQGINVVGLPGTIDLDISCTEYTIGFDTSVNTAMEAIDKVRDTSTSHERCSIIEVMGRNAGYLALWCGIANGAEDILLPEKYDYDEQKIIDNIIDSRRRGKKHHIIVNAEGVGHSASMARRIEAATGIETRATILGHMQRGGSPTAKDRVYATIMGSMAVDLLIAGKTERVVGYKNGKFQDFDIDEALAMTKGIDEYEYEIALAMSGGYQKETQKKVIRDESL, from the coding sequence ATGGCAGAAGAGAAGAAGAAGGTAACGACGATCGGCGTCCTGACCAGCGGTGGTGACGCGCCCGGCATGAACGCGGCGATCCGCGCAGTGGTTCGGCGCGCCCTCGGCAAGGGTCTGAAAGTCTACGGCATCTACCGCGGTTATGACGGCCTGATGGAAGAGGATGTCAAAGAAATGCACGCGCAGGACGTTTCCGATACGATTCAGCGCGGCGGGACGATCCTCTACACCGCACGATGCGCGGAGATGCGCACGCCGGAAGGCCAGAAGAAGGCAGCGGAAACCTGCCGGAAGTTCGGAATCGACGGACTGGTCGTCATCGGCGGCGACGGATCTTACCGCGGCGCCCAGACGCTGGCCCATCAGGGCATCAACGTCGTCGGGCTTCCCGGAACGATCGATCTAGACATCTCCTGCACGGAATACACCATCGGCTTCGACACGTCCGTCAACACGGCGATGGAAGCCATCGACAAGGTCCGCGATACGTCGACCTCCCACGAGCGGTGCTCGATCATCGAGGTCATGGGGAGAAATGCAGGTTATCTTGCCCTCTGGTGCGGCATCGCCAACGGTGCGGAGGACATCCTTCTTCCCGAGAAGTACGATTACGACGAGCAGAAGATCATTGACAACATTATCGATTCCAGACGGCGCGGCAAGAAACATCATATTATTGTCAACGCGGAAGGCGTGGGCCACTCCGCCTCGATGGCGAGACGGATTGAGGCGGCGACCGGTATCGAGACGAGGGCGACGATCCTCGGCCACATGCAGCGCGGCGGCAGCCCGACGGCGAAGGACCGGGTCTATGCGACGATTATGGGAAGCATGGCCGTGGACCTTCTGATCGCAGGCAAGACCGAGCGTGTGGTCGGCTACAAGAACGGAAAGTTCCAGGACTTCGACATCGATGAGGCGCTCGCGATGACGAAGGGCATCGATGAGTATGAGTACGAGATCGCACTGGCGATGTCCGGCGGCTACCAGAAGGAAACGCAGAAGAAGGTCATACGGGACGAGTCTCTGTAA
- a CDS encoding DUF6145 family protein, with product MAEITLCGASHYNHKYFFNPQFDRLPDDVKQALKKLCIGFTEDVGGIFTIDFGFDGTPHFTVRTAQSDTEFSELASKIAIEKMQTEETELMQSLALYYRIFILHMTPEQLGLAAPEEPDGTE from the coding sequence ATGGCAGAAATTACACTATGCGGCGCAAGCCACTACAATCATAAATATTTTTTCAATCCGCAGTTCGACCGGCTGCCCGATGACGTGAAACAGGCGCTGAAGAAGCTCTGCATCGGGTTTACGGAGGATGTAGGCGGCATTTTCACGATTGATTTCGGATTTGACGGGACGCCTCACTTTACGGTCCGAACCGCGCAGAGCGACACGGAGTTCAGCGAGCTCGCCTCGAAGATCGCGATTGAGAAAATGCAGACCGAGGAGACGGAGCTGATGCAGAGCCTTGCCCTTTACTACCGTATCTTCATTCTTCATATGACGCCGGAGCAGCTCGGTCTTGCGGCGCCGGAGGAACCGGATGGAACCGAATAA
- the argF gene encoding ornithine carbamoyltransferase, giving the protein MQILDSLRGRDFLTLKDFTAKEIVNLLDLASFLKDRKKHHESVDSLKGRNVALIFEKTSTRTRCAFEVAAHDLGMGTTYLDPTGSQIGKKESIEDTARVLGRMFEGIEYRGFGQSVVEELAKNAGVPVWNGLTNEFHPTQMLADMLTIREHLGRLKGVRLTYLGDARYNMGNSYMVVCSKLGMHFTACAPKAYFPDAALVAQCEEWAQESGGSVTLTEDVNAGTKDADVLCTDVWVSMGEPDEVWSQRIHDLTPYRVTMDCMRNAADGAIFLHCLPSFHDLGTKIGRTIAEKYGITEMEVTDEVFESKQSVVFDEAENRMHTIKAVMAATLGWQP; this is encoded by the coding sequence ATGCAGATACTGGACAGTTTGCGCGGAAGGGATTTTCTGACACTGAAGGATTTTACGGCGAAGGAGATCGTGAATCTTCTGGATCTCGCCTCGTTTCTGAAGGACAGAAAGAAGCATCATGAGAGCGTCGATTCGCTTAAAGGCCGGAATGTGGCGCTGATCTTCGAGAAGACCAGCACCCGGACCCGCTGCGCCTTTGAGGTGGCGGCCCATGATCTGGGGATGGGGACGACCTATCTTGACCCGACCGGCTCCCAGATCGGGAAGAAGGAGAGCATCGAGGACACCGCGCGGGTGCTGGGAAGGATGTTCGAGGGGATCGAGTACCGCGGCTTCGGCCAGTCCGTCGTCGAGGAACTGGCAAAGAACGCCGGCGTGCCGGTCTGGAACGGCCTTACCAATGAGTTCCATCCGACGCAGATGCTGGCCGATATGCTGACGATCCGCGAGCATCTCGGACGGCTGAAGGGCGTCCGCCTTACCTATCTGGGCGATGCGCGCTACAATATGGGCAATTCCTACATGGTCGTCTGCTCGAAGCTTGGCATGCATTTCACCGCCTGCGCGCCGAAGGCCTACTTCCCGGACGCCGCGCTTGTGGCGCAGTGTGAGGAATGGGCGCAGGAGAGCGGCGGGTCCGTCACGCTGACGGAGGATGTGAACGCCGGCACAAAGGACGCGGATGTGCTCTGCACGGACGTCTGGGTGTCGATGGGCGAGCCGGATGAGGTCTGGTCGCAGCGGATTCACGACCTCACGCCGTACCGTGTCACCATGGACTGCATGAGAAATGCAGCCGACGGCGCCATCTTCCTGCACTGCCTTCCCTCCTTCCACGATCTCGGGACGAAGATCGGCCGGACGATCGCGGAGAAGTACGGCATCACCGAGATGGAAGTCACCGATGAGGTTTTTGAGTCGAAGCAGTCCGTGGTATTTGACGAGGCGGAGAACCGGATGCATACGATCAAGGCTGTGATGGCGGCGACGCTGGGCTGGCAGCCATGA
- the dusB gene encoding tRNA dihydrouridine synthase DusB → MARGETAGSDENALARPGRIGNVMLQNRLLLGPMAGVTDSPFRRICHEMGAALVATEMVSANAVRHGNRKTRELLDIHGDEHPVSMQLFGADPETMAYAAEALADEPFDLLDINMGCPVPKIVNNGEGSALMRDPARAEAIVRALVRVSSRPVTVKMRAGFTADTVNAPELAKRCEAAGAAAVAVHGRTREQYYAGKADWSVIRRVKEAVSIPVIGNGDVDSPEAARAMQRETGCDYVMIARAARGNPWLFRRILTGGPEPAVRDVYAMMLRHARMQLEAKGDYMGICQMRKHIAWYTSGFPDSAKVRARINQAASFAELKQILDDWADSAERRVHAPV, encoded by the coding sequence ATGGCGCGTGGAGAAACCGCTGGTTCCGATGAGAATGCACTCGCCCGACCAGGACGGATCGGGAATGTGATGCTGCAGAACCGCCTTCTGCTCGGTCCGATGGCCGGCGTGACGGACAGCCCGTTCCGCCGGATCTGTCATGAGATGGGCGCGGCGCTGGTCGCGACGGAGATGGTCAGCGCGAACGCGGTGCGGCACGGCAACCGTAAGACAAGGGAACTGCTGGATATTCACGGTGACGAGCACCCGGTTTCCATGCAGCTCTTCGGAGCGGATCCGGAGACGATGGCCTATGCGGCGGAAGCGCTGGCGGATGAGCCCTTCGACCTTCTGGATATCAATATGGGATGCCCGGTACCCAAGATCGTCAACAACGGAGAAGGCTCCGCGCTGATGCGGGATCCGGCGCGGGCCGAAGCCATCGTCCGTGCCCTTGTCCGGGTCAGCAGCCGGCCGGTGACGGTCAAGATGAGAGCCGGCTTCACCGCCGATACGGTCAACGCGCCGGAGCTCGCGAAGCGGTGCGAAGCGGCCGGTGCGGCCGCCGTGGCGGTGCACGGCCGCACCAGAGAGCAGTACTACGCCGGAAAGGCGGACTGGTCCGTGATCCGGCGGGTGAAGGAGGCTGTGTCGATTCCGGTGATCGGGAACGGCGACGTGGATTCCCCGGAGGCCGCCCGTGCGATGCAGCGGGAAACCGGCTGTGATTATGTCATGATCGCCCGGGCCGCGCGGGGCAATCCGTGGCTCTTCCGGCGGATTCTGACCGGCGGTCCGGAGCCTGCTGTCCGGGACGTATACGCGATGATGCTGCGGCACGCCCGGATGCAGCTGGAGGCGAAGGGTGACTACATGGGGATCTGCCAGATGCGGAAGCATATCGCCTGGTACACCTCCGGCTTCCCGGATTCGGCGAAGGTGCGCGCGCGGATCAATCAGGCGGCCTCATTCGCGGAGCTGAAACAGATCCTCGACGACTGGGCAGACAGCGCGGAGAGACGGGTGCATGCGCCCGTGTGA